The Gossypium hirsutum isolate 1008001.06 chromosome D06, Gossypium_hirsutum_v2.1, whole genome shotgun sequence genome contains the following window.
gattttccaaatttcaaCTTTTTCAAGACATTGCACGTTTTCCTTGTATTTGATCTGCCACGCTTTTCACAAAAACAGGAATTTGATACGTCCACCAAAACTGTTTCCTTCTTGGTTGTGTCAAAATCTTTGATAATCAAATCCGAGGAgggaaattttaataaaacatatggGATCTTAAATTTGTTGGAAAACCATCTGTTACATTATCTTTATTCCTTTTTTATTAGGAGAATggcaaatcaatttttttttctttaaaattcaaatttaactaaaaatgttaaaattagcaAGAAAAATATAATTTGTCATTTTATTATTAGAAAGTGATAAAGATGAcgtaaaattaaagtttcatacaATCCCTTCTTTTACCCATAGAtgaatcttttaattaccaaaatcTACGGTCACCCTTGTTGTTCAATTCATAATTTGGTGttgaaaaaaagtaaattaattatgttgtttcatgatattttgatatatttgagtTTAGAaatctatatatacatattgagAAGGTATTGTATGAAACTGTGGTTACACGTCATTCCTATCCCTTTCTAATAAGAGAAttacaaatcagatttttttctttttctttttagcatttttagttgaatttagatttttttcAAGAGAAAAAGCTGAATATCAGGAGGATAAATCTAATTTGTCATTTTCTtattagaaaataataagaataacgTAAAATCACAGTTTCAAAAAATCCTTTTTCTATGCATATTAggttatttgttaaaaataactTACTTTTATGGGTTCTATTGtatgatatatatacacacttttttttaTTGTGTTTAGGCTTTAGTATTCATTGATGGAGATATCGTAAATCTATACCTATAACATGCTCCATTCAACGTGTGTACTCTTTAGTcatacccttttattttatttttatattaagtaaGAGTggtctaatttttatattttattctatatataaaagaaataaaagaaaggtCGATAGGCATACTAttggtgttattattattattatagaaaaataattaaatttcatttttgatctctctattttggttaaatttgatattaatataatgtcaaatttaatttttactgtTTATatctttttgttaatttaatcttaattattttttaataaaatttaaaaaaatatatatttattttagtttatttatttagtttaaaatattatatattttttatagctAACATTATTATTACTTGAGGGGATATCATCATCATCTAAGAAAGAAACCTAGAGTTGAAACCCTAAGTTGTTTAAAGTTCCATCTTCATTCTTACTAAATTGCTcaaccctaattttttttcttgttttcttgcAGAAGTAAATTAGATTTAAAAGCTTTCAAGTTTGTAGTGAGAAATTAAATTAGGAGAGATATAAACTTTTACTTTGTATGGAATCAAACAATGGCAGGAAGCCAATTAAGAGTTAAggtatgaaataaaaaataaataatttgatatataaaacttttaataaGGGTGAATATTGGAGTTTCCAATAGATATTTCATCTTTATATGATAACTAAGAAAATAATTAGCATTTTGATGGTTGAATTACAAAAAGATAATGATTTAATCACAACatcaaaaaaattacaatggGAAGGGTAAATTACAAGAATAatcatttaactataaaatttgttttatgttggtcatccaatttttttttttttgaaatagggatGAAAAGTTGACGTAAactttttttattggtctaataataaATTGAACACTCAATGTTTGTatgttttatcaatttgatcctaaatctaaaaattttcataatgtgataatgtgatattttaaatgaaaatagcaAAAGAAACACTTGCTTTAATATCAATAatgtgatatttaaaaaaaaaacatgataagtgtcaaaaataacatattttaacctcattcttaatgcTTTTTTGGGTGATTATCCAATGCTTTTTTGGGAATGGCACATGTGCTGGGCTGGGAGAAAATAACATCTTGGGTCCCTGaacattttcattttgttttaatttaatcctttattcattttttttgttttttttttgttttcttgctATTCTGACTTCAAAGTTTTTTTGgggtttcaatttagtctttatttttagATTCAGTccctttattttctattatttaaagTCCAGCaagcttaaattttattttattttatttattttcctcttTAAATTGcggattttataattttaccctCAAATTTCCCAATTATTTtcttttagtcttttatttacgcctttgttttttaattttccctttaaattttgtttaaattttaatttagtcctctatTTATTTCATTCAgcatgtttatttctttttaattccttgcACTTTTCATctttgttatttatatttttgccctttaaattgtataatttattatttagtcCTTAATTATTATCATTAATTATTATTCGTACCAATTaacatttttaacattattatgaGTCATGATATATTGCATTATTTACGTCCTTATGACatcatataaaacatttaaacatgtTCGTGTATCTTATGTAATGTTTTATGTTCGAATAAGTCCATAACATGTCATATTAGAAGTTTCATTTTCACACATTGTATATTTAGCAATTTAAACCAATGCGATATTCTTTATTTTGAGGATTCAAGAAATTGTGCCCCTAACTTACAGAGTACGATTTTCTCCTTGAACCAAAATAATTGAATGtcccttattattattttttaaataaaataaaatgaataagaattaaaaatataatatttgggCAATAATTAAACGGTGAGCGTTCTTATTTTCGAGAATTCGAGATTTTGTGTCCCAACTTACGAGACATGATTTTTTCGTCTTGGTCAACCCAAAATGAGAATGCCTcctcattaaaaattcaatttagatcGGTTTTTTTTATACCATCAAATAACACCATGCaaggagggatcgtattttaaattctcttcgaatttttaattttcaacatcaagacattaagtaattaattaggtaccaattttgggcgttatgagggtgctaacccttcctcatacgtaaccgactcccgaacctatttcatggattttgtagaccaaaaagtATCGTTTTAATGAATCTAacaatttattaaaatgaccaagttttgaggtgatccaatcacacctaaataaaaaggattggtgcagactctatttttgttttaaaataaaatttgattttaaaaagggTCTCGACATGAGTTAATGCGATTattggggttttaattagaaatttttttaattaatcaacttagagtcagttgctcttatgctTAAAAGAGATATttgcataatttagggatttcttcagatcaagttactaagtaaagaaattgtgtaatttagattgatagtcaCAAATAAAATCTAGGTAAATTATTTCCTGGGTTTTGCTTATTGATTGTTACTCAATTATTTTCGAGATTTGTTCTTTGTCATGttcgttagttaattaaattagttagttttagtttttaaatcaatcactcgaattattcggttaaataatagaaagacagtaattactagtacttttagtcttcatgggagcgatatctttgctcaccatagctattctattaattgataggtgcacttactttagtcaaatttttagttaggtTCGTggatatcaaaatatttaaatggCGGTAGATGGGTGAGGTTTGGTGCATGTTGAGTATTAGGTAGATGGTTGGCAGGAGGTGTGGGGAAaatggtgatggtgatggtgtCGGGCAAAGGAGTGAGATGGTGAGTTCATGAGGCTAGTATTGTTTCAATCGAATTTGGCTACTAGTTTTGGGTCAAAGGAAGGGTGGTAAGATGAGGAAGCCTTGGTGTTTGTTGGGTGTTGAGAGAAGAggaaatgatgatggtgatgcaTCGTGTATGGTGGTTGACGAGAGGGTCGAGAGTGTGTATTGTCGAGAGTGAGAGAGGGTCAAGAGTGTGGATTGTCAAGAGTGAGATATGGTGTAGTTATTTCTTGAtaaaatttgttagattttctagattcaggatcaaattgatagaatgtataaatattggaaagctaaattttgttattaggccaataaaaaaaagcccacatcaactttttgttccTCCCTTAACTAACAGCAATTAAAAagaaagtgactaaaatatttaatttcaaaaagttatgtgagtaaatcagaaaataaaacgaAGTGCATAGTCACTTTACCCATTGCACACCATCACTTTCGCGAAAGCCAACAACCCCTAAACTTTCCCAAACCAACACCCATTGCTATTCTTGCTAAACCCAAACCCAGAAAATTAACGAAACCAACAAAACCCGTCAGAAATcggccaaaaaaaaaaaccagagaAGCCAAGGAAGCTAGGGTTTCAGTTTAAAGAAAAAGTCTTTTAAGGGAGAAGAGAATACTTTTGGtcgtgaggaaaaagagaaataaaacatgaaattgtttttaaaaaaaaaccatgcCATAAGCCGTTGAATATTCAACTCCAGAATGACTAAAACAATCAATTTCctagtgattaaattgaatattttcatAGTTGAATgttcaaaataaataaagttaaagtTGAATGACTAAAAAGGTAGGCTGcccaatttttattaatttttttattattccatGTAGATAAAATAATGTCATGTGTCACATTGTTATTGGTTAAAagtattaattatttttctaaatttgttaTCAGATTGAGGTATATCATATAGGCCTTAAAAGAATATAGAAGTTGAACAAAAGCATAGTGGCTCCAAGTTGCATGCTAAAGACAAATAAATGGTTTTCTTTAACCTAAAActaaagttaattttaattttggtgtCAAATTAATAACCATAAATTAAGATAAGGTTGTCCATATCCAATGGTATCGACAGCCCAATTAGTTTGTTGATAAGCATGCATTAATAACACTAAGCGCTGGTGAACAAACTAGAAATTAGTATTATAAAGTAGTTTATATTAGAAATTAGATTAAagagtgaattaattttttattaaaaaattatttatttgtattgttaaaagtTAGTGTGCTTGACGGAATAATTAAATAGTAACACGTGGTGTGTCATGTGTATGTCATGTTGATGTTCATGGACTAACTTTTAACAATAAAAAcggatagaatttttaatagaatgattgATTTAccctttgatctaatgtacaatgaTTAATCtgtctattattttttaataaaaagagaaaaatacaatttgctttcataatatttttgtctattttgaaaggaaaaataaaataaaatatttgtgcaTATCAATAACCATGAGGTGATGAAAAGGTGCCTCAAATAGTAGCAAACGAGTAGGCCAATAGCAGATAAAATAAGGGGTCATTTTCAGGACATTTTTGAGCTAATGGCAGTGGCAAATCCGTGGGTCAAATGAAAAAATTGGAACGCGGTTTTACCACGACTCTTTGACAAAGACCTAACAACACTACCTCTTCTTTCCTTTCCATCTTCATAGATTGTTTGCTGCTTTAGAACTTCTATTTTGTCATCTTTTCTTTGGGATTTCATTGTATGGTCTATATtactatataattattaatatcattaacttatgacattttaattattaaattgttaaCGTATATCGTAAGTTATCttcatttttgaaataaatttcaaatcaatattctcaatctttttttctttttcgaaatATTCAACCACTTTCATAAAATCTCTAATCTCTCCCCCCAATTTGTTTCGTTTCCTTGCTTTGAGTTCCATCACtttttattcgaaaataaaacCAATTCCTCCACATCTTCAAAATATTGGTGCATTTCTAGATTTCCAATGAACCAAACAAAATGAAATACTAAAAATTCATGAAAGGATTCAAATTCTTAGAATATTGGGATGAAAAATAGTAAAAGCAAAAAAAGTTGagaagaaaatataaaaaggaaaattttatggatttattttttaaaataaatgtttcaaatttttggaaaatttcccagcatattatatatatatattattttaaatttctagaAAATTATCTAAAAATTGCAGGATAAGCTTTGGATAATTAAATTATAGCCAACGTTTCCTTACACACGATTGCTAACAACTTTACATGAGcaaaattttgaattcattttTGGTAGTAAAAAAATTGAAGCTCCACCAAAACAACCTAAACAAACACTAAATTTGTACTCTAGCCCGGAAAGTTATATAATAGAACCCAATCATCCTACGCAATTTTTAACCCATCCCTTAAATATTCACAATCATTCGTCTCTATAGATATTGGCTTCACCTTAGATTTTACAATATGGAATACAAATACTGGTTATGTCGCCTGCGGTTGAACTCTAACAAGCTGCCATAAGTGCGATCAGCAACACCAACGAAGAGCGATTCTGTATCTGGGCTAAAGGATATTCCAGCAACCTCACCAAAAAAGTCAATTTCCTGGCACTTCACATACCCGGACTTGGTGTCGAAGACATGAACGAAGTCAGCTGGCTCAGCCATGGCAAGAAATCGACCATCTGATGTGAACTTGAGAGCTCTAATTGCTCCCATTCTTCCCTTCAATACAGCTAGGGACTGGGCTGGTTTTCTTACATCCCACAATCTGCAAGTTGTGTCCTGATTCCCAGTAGCAAGAATGTTCCCATCAGGGTGCCAAGCTGAAGCAAAAGAATAGTCCAAATGTCCTTCTAGGGTGCCAGTGACCTGCAGCATTGTACACAATAAATTAGACATCAACAAGATTTAAACCTCAAAATGCACCATTTATTTGGATGTCCAGCAAGAGTGACATACTTTGCCAGACTGAGCATCGGCAATTAGGCAGTCGGTACTGTCTCCAAGGACTGCAAGCAACTTCCCGTCTGGACTAACAGAGGTATTCTGTTAAGAGAAGACAACCATAAAAGTAAGAAAAATACCCGAAAAAATGAAATTCTACAGCAAGGATTTGAAGACTAGCACTTACATTTACAGACCAGTCGAATGAGAACCGGTTGAGGGTTGAAAAAGTTTCAGCATCAAAAACTCTGATTTGAGCATCGTTATTTGCAGCCATAACTCTTGTTGTACCACTGCAGAAATAAAGAAGATtcagttttcttttaaaatgtaGTCAAAGTAATATATTGCTCAAGATAACCAAAATATTTCTCTTTGTTAGACTGCTCAAAGAGGATCAAAATATTTCTCACCCAGGATTGAGATACACATCCACCGCATTAGTGATTGCATTATTATCAGTGGTTACTTTTGTCGAGAATGCCACCCCCGGTTGATTTATATACTGCCCAAGCAGAAAAATACTCTCAACAGCATGAGCCAAATTGCAAACATAATACTTTATCCCATAAACATTTGTCAAACAAGCAAACAGATACCTTGCAAATAAGCTCCCCCTGAAAACCACCAGCCACcattaaattttctttaactgCCATGGTGCTAATCTGCACCCTAGAGAGTTGCTGAGATTGTCGTTTCtacaaacatatcaaaatacaaAGTTTATCTCAACTGCTCTTCAAACAAAGCAGCAgaagtcaaattaaattaatcatggCCATATTCACTAACCAGGTTGGGAACAATTGGCTTAGCCACATTCAGCACTTCTTTGCCCTTGCGTAGCAGTGATGACCAATGCATTACCGAGTAGTTTTGCATGAGGTACACATCGTGCTTTGATGTAGCCCACAACAGATTCCTCAGCtgcatgataaaataaataaattaaacacaaTACCATATATCAGCATTCTTTCAAGCATGAAAGCAGATAAAAATATCCATCACCTAGATAACTTAATTGAAACTAAAATCTTAAATTAGTGTGCATGTGTACAAGACCATACTCTTCCACATAATCCTTTCACCGACAGATGGTAATGTTACTATTAACTAAAGACTCGTTAACTAGCTTCACCACTCAATGGGGTGACCAAAACAATTTATAGCCACAATTCAGCCTTCCAGCATCCTTGCAACAAGAAGTACGGCCCAATGCCATGATCAAGAGTATGGATAAAAAAGAAATTGGTAGTTGATAGGAAAGACAAACAAGCATTAATCTTCTTGTGCACATTAATTTCAAAATGAATTACTAGTAACATATTTGTAAGACCATGTAACCACATTTTACCACCAATAAATGTTGTGAATCCCATACaaagaggaagaaaagaaagggaaaaagaacagtcataaaaagaaaaattggcCGTTGATTGACCATGTATGCCCCCTTTCAGTATGGGAAGCCCCAATTCACTTTCCTCAAATTTCCCATTACATAAATaacaaaatggaaaacaaaaattCACAGAGCACAGGTAATGCattaaaatttgcaacaccaaaCAGAACCATGAAAGAGGGAGACCCATAAATGCAACAAGTAAGTTAGAAGGAACATTTTTAATTCCATGTCAAAAGAAGGGGGAAAAAAGATAAAAGGTATAGATCAGAACACTTAATCTCATCCTAGATTAACCTTATTTCCCATACAAAATTCAAGCCCCAATTTACTGCCCTCAAACACCCGttaaaaaatgggtaaaaaaTTTCGCAGATAGTAGGTAAtgcatgaaatttttgaaaaaaaaaagaaaaagaaaaaaagatgacaGATAGAAAACCATATGAGAACTATAAAATGACAGAATGTAAAGCACAAAAGACTATCACACAGCTCACAGTGATGTGATTAAGTAATCAGGATGAGGATCACTTGAAACAAGCCTAAAGCACCGTTAGCTAATGAAAATATGGCGATATGGCAATACCGTGAAAATCTCACGGATCACTTAGAATGATGAGAAGAGAAGATAGAAGCATTAAGCACTCCATTTATAAGCTTAGAAGTATGACTCGATGCAATGACACACGAATATGATACAACATGGATCCCTTGGTAACATTGAAAACCAAACGGTAGAAATGAAAATGCTGTGCTACATAAAATGGAAACGGGAACACATTCATGCTGAGTGGCTAATGCATGGAATACTTGCAAAAAGATGATAAAGGAATTGGAGATATCTATATACTAATTGCCACGAACCATAATGCCTAGGGATTACCACAGAGATGCTGACCTAGCAAGGGCCACTCTTTGTAAACACAACATAACCTAGCATCTACTCAAGAACCTAAAAGAGGTTATATAAATGCACCTACAGCTCCAGATCTCTATTACACAGTAAAGAAGAtaagaaaatacaaaaacaaCAGCAAGAACACAGCAGTATCAATGCATAAGATATACATCAATCCAATGATATCTATAACTTGATTACAAACGAAATGTGCAAAAAAC
Protein-coding sequences here:
- the LOC107949204 gene encoding uncharacterized WD repeat-containing protein C2A9.03 isoform X2, with the translated sequence MHYFYGMTGSILEGPCSDLRNLLWATSKHDVYLMQNYSVMHWSSLLRKGKEVLNVAKPIVPNLKRQSQQLSRVQISTMAVKENLMVAGGFQGELICKYINQPGVAFSTKVTTDNNAITNAVDVYLNPGGTTRVMAANNDAQIRVFDAETFSTLNRFSFDWSVNNTSVSPDGKLLAVLGDSTDCLIADAQSGKVTGTLEGHLDYSFASAWHPDGNILATGNQDTTCRLWDVRKPAQSLAVLKGRMGAIRALKFTSDGRFLAMAEPADFVHVFDTKSGYVKCQEIDFFGEVAGISFSPDTESLFVGVADRTYGSLLEFNRRRHNQYLYSIL
- the LOC107949204 gene encoding uncharacterized WD repeat-containing protein C2A9.03 isoform X3, producing the protein MQLRNLLWATSKHDVYLMQNYSVMHWSSLLRKGKEVLNVAKPIVPNLKRQSQQLSRVQISTMAVKENLMVAGGFQGELICKYINQPGVAFSTKVTTDNNAITNAVDVYLNPGGTTRVMAANNDAQIRVFDAETFSTLNRFSFDWSVNNTSVSPDGKLLAVLGDSTDCLIADAQSGKVTGTLEGHLDYSFASAWHPDGNILATGNQDTTCRLWDVRKPAQSLAVLKGRMGAIRALKFTSDGRFLAMAEPADFVHVFDTKSGYVKCQEIDFFGEVAGISFSPDTESLFVGVADRTYGSLLEFNRRRHNQYLYSIL
- the LOC107949204 gene encoding uncharacterized WD repeat-containing protein C2A9.03 isoform X1 yields the protein MEHFQNDDLEYIVDDYYDFDDFEHDDLFAEPDPRRDTADFDSFDSDFEDDFESKKPKTDTSAVEARNGKDIQGIPWERLNFTRDKYRETRLRQYKNYESLSGSREGMEKECLQVEKGNAFYDFQFNTRLVKSTIVHFQLRNLLWATSKHDVYLMQNYSVMHWSSLLRKGKEVLNVAKPIVPNLKRQSQQLSRVQISTMAVKENLMVAGGFQGELICKYINQPGVAFSTKVTTDNNAITNAVDVYLNPGGTTRVMAANNDAQIRVFDAETFSTLNRFSFDWSVNNTSVSPDGKLLAVLGDSTDCLIADAQSGKVTGTLEGHLDYSFASAWHPDGNILATGNQDTTCRLWDVRKPAQSLAVLKGRMGAIRALKFTSDGRFLAMAEPADFVHVFDTKSGYVKCQEIDFFGEVAGISFSPDTESLFVGVADRTYGSLLEFNRRRHNQYLYSIL
- the LOC107949204 gene encoding uncharacterized WD repeat-containing protein C2A9.03 isoform X4, with protein sequence MLRNLLWATSKHDVYLMQNYSVMHWSSLLRKGKEVLNVAKPIVPNLKRQSQQLSRVQISTMAVKENLMVAGGFQGELICKYINQPGVAFSTKVTTDNNAITNAVDVYLNPGGTTRVMAANNDAQIRVFDAETFSTLNRFSFDWSVNNTSVSPDGKLLAVLGDSTDCLIADAQSGKVTGTLEGHLDYSFASAWHPDGNILATGNQDTTCRLWDVRKPAQSLAVLKGRMGAIRALKFTSDGRFLAMAEPADFVHVFDTKSGYVKCQEIDFFGEVAGISFSPDTESLFVGVADRTYGSLLEFNRRRHNQYLYSIL